Proteins from one Palaemon carinicauda isolate YSFRI2023 chromosome 44, ASM3689809v2, whole genome shotgun sequence genomic window:
- the LOC137634223 gene encoding dnaJ homolog subfamily C member 3-like, whose product MASDYQNLLKECAKKDLEMKKQERLLEILKTENEATQAQKEQLRNEINKLKAEKQAKENTKAEKQAKENMKAEKQAKENMKAEKQAKENMKAETTSDQEKEKEFVKTDFKGNEQQKNEEIKNECKKECKKETENKKDDQRGKLLKDGLLAHKNKRFDEAMNFFTDALAIDSDNKEQTALLHILRAGANAAFRNPQDMDIVLDCCQAVDKGLQGCRAYMLRGKHLLKLGLFDAAMNDFETTRKVASSKECLKFIEDTKALKKKWESQSHYEVLGVGQTATRADVLKAFKGLSMKLHPDRHRDKPEFLQGAFEEKFKRVVNAKIVLTDDQSRRAYDAELLQRPRQQPGQWDRRQQNFQRPGQWDQRQQNFQRPGQQPGQWYQRRQNFQRPGQQPGQWDQRRQNFHFKPRGDQRQYCYYYAPTGGQSFGNLFEMFEELFRNM is encoded by the coding sequence ATGGCGTCAGATTACCAAAATCTCTTAAAAGAATGCGCCAAGAAAGATCTTGAGATGAAGAAACAGGAAAGGTTACTTGAGATTCTTAAAACTGAAAATGAGGCCACTCAAGCACAAAAGGAACAATTGAGGAACGAAATAAACAAGctgaaggccgagaaacaggcgaaagaaaacacgaaggccgagaaacaggcgaaagaaaacatgaaggccgagaaacaggcgaaagaaaacatgaaggccgagaaacaggcgaaagaaaacatgaaggctgAGACGACTTCtgatcaagaaaaggaaaaggaattcGTCAAGACAGACTTTAAGGGGAACGAACAGcagaagaatgaagaaattaagaacgagtgtaagaaggagtgtaagaaggaaacggaaaataaGAAGGATGATCAGCGGGGAAAGTTATTAAAGGATGGGTTATTGGCTCATAAAAATAAAAGGTTCGATGAGGCCATGAACTTTTTTACAGATGCCTTGGCAATAGATTCGGACAACAAAGAACAAACCGCTCTTCTGCACATACTTCGGGCTGGGGCGAACGCAGCCTTCAGAAACCCTCAGGACATGGATATCGTATTGGACTGTTGTCAAGCCGTCGATAAAGGTCTTCAAGGTTGCCGAGCCTACATGCTTCGagggaagcaccttctcaaacttggccttttcgacgctgccatgAATGACTTCGAAACTACGAGGAAAGTTGCGAGCTCTAAAGAATGTTTGAAATTCATAGAAGATACTAAGGCACTAAAGAAGAAATGGGAGAGCCAAAGCCATTATGAGGTTTTGGGTGTGGGTCAGACGGCCACCAGGGCAGACGTTTTAAAAGCCTTCAAAGGCTTGTCCATGAAGTTACACCCGGACAGACACCGGGACAAGCCTGAATTCCTACAGGGGGCATTCGAGGAGAAGTTCAAAAGAGTAGTTAATGCTAAAATTGTTCTGACGGATGATCAAAGCAGAAGGGCATACGATGCAGAGCTTCTACAACGCCCAAGACAACAACCAGGACAGTGGGACCGACGTCAGCAGAACTTCCAACGCCCAGGACAGTGGGACCAACGTCAGCAGAACTTCCAACGCCCAGGACAACAGCCAGGACAGTGGTACCAACGTCGGCAGAACTTCCAACGGCCAGGACAACAGCCAGGACAGTGGGACCAACGTCGGCAGAACTTCCATTTCAAACCAAGAGGGGACCAACGTCAGTACTGCTACTATTATGCACCAACAGGGGGACAATCTTTTGGGAATTTGTTTGAAATGTTTGAAGAATTGTTCAGGAATATGTAA
- the LOC137634224 gene encoding uncharacterized protein MCAP_0864-like, whose protein sequence is MKEQENEQETIRKEKEDIKRTLNGKINQLENDCVQKDLKMKEQEKLLKNLKTEKEIINKGQNEKSKLQNECIEKEKLLKILKIENEALKKVQNQKTEQIKQLVNEVVELKREKDEQERLKSKMASDYQNLEKAYNDKDLQRRELKKFLENLETENNGLKNLRKDPVNKLRNEEELKAEEELKAEKEKLESEYENLKKECAKKDDQLKRQERLLEILKPGHKGPKKFQKDHIIIWKNKVYELNAEKEEQERLNAKMASDYQNLLKECAKKDLEMKKQERLLEILKTENETTQAEKEQLRNEVNKLKAEKQEKENMKAEKTSDQEKEKEFVKTDFKGNEQQMNEEIKNECKKETENKKDDQRGKLLKDGLLAHKNKRFDEAMTIFTDALAIDSDNKEQTALLHILRAEANAASRNPQDMDIVLDCCQAVDKGLQGCRAYMLRGKHLLKLGFFDAAMNDFETTRKVASSKECLKFIEDTKALKKKWESQSHYEVLGVGQTATRADVLKAFKGLSMKLHPDRHRDKPEFLQGAFEEKFKRVVNAKIVLTDDQSRRAYDAELLQRPRQQPGQWDQRQQNFQRPGQQPGQWDQRQQNFQRPGQQPGQWYQRRQNFQRPGQQPGQWDQRRQNFHFEPRGDQRQYYYYYAPTGGQSFGNLFEMFEELFRNM, encoded by the coding sequence ATGAAAGAACAGGAGAACGAAcaagaaactattagaaaagaaaaggaagatattaaaaggacattgaatggaaaaataaaccaactagaaaatgattgcgtccaaaaagatctcaagatgaaggaacaggaaaagTTGCTGAAAAATCtaaaaactgaaaaggaaataatcaataaaggacaaaatgaaaaaagtaaattgCAAAATGAGTGTATCGAAAAAGAAAAGCTACTTAAAAttctaaaaattgaaaatgaagccCTGAAGAAAGTTCAGAATCAGAAAACTGAACAAATAAAACAATTGGTAAATGAAGTGgttgaattgaagagagaaaaagacGAGCAAGAAAGGCTGAAATCTAAAATGGCGTCTGATTATCAAAATCTCGAAAAGGCATACAATGACAAAGATCTTCAAAGGAGAGAACTGAAAAAGTTTCTGGAAAATCTTGAAACAGAAAATAATGGACTGAAAAATTTGCGAAAGGATCCtgtaaataaattgagaaatgaagAAGAACTAAAGGCAGAAGAAGAACTAaaggcagaaaaagaaaaattggagTCAGAATATGAAAATCTGAAGAAAGAGTGCGCCAAAAAAGATGATCAGTTGAAACGACAGGAAAGGTTACTGGAAATTCTTAAACCTGGACATAAGGGACCGAAGAAATTCCAAAAGGATCATataattatatggaaaaataaGGTATATGAATTGAATGCAGAGAAAGAGGAGCAAGAAAGGCTGAATGCAAAGATGGCGTCAGATTACCAAAATCTCTTAAAAGAATGCGCCAAGAAAGATCTTGAGATGAAGAAACAGGAAAGGTTACTTGAGATTCTTAAAACTGAAAATGAGACAACTCAAGCAGAAAAGGAACAATTGAGGAACGAAGTAAACAAACTGAAGGCCGAGAAACAggagaaagaaaacatgaaggctgagaagacttctgatcaagaaaaggaaaaggagttCGTGAAGACAGACTTTAAGGGGAACGAACAGCAGATGAATGAAGAAATTAAGAACGAGTGTaagaaggaaacggaaaataaGAAGGATGATCAGCGGGGAAAGTTATTAAAGGATGGGTTATTGGCTCATAAAAATAAAAGGTTCGATGAGGCCATGACCATTTTTACAGATGCCTTGGCAATAGATTCGGACAACAAAGAACAAACCGCTCTTCTGCACATCCTTCGGGCTGAGGCGAACGCAGCCTCCAGAAACCCTCAGGACATGGATATCGTATTGGACTGTTGTCAAGCCGTCGATAAAGGTCTTCAAGGATGCCGAGCCTACATGCTTCGagggaagcaccttctcaaacttggctTTTTCGACGCTGCCATGAATGACTTCGAAACTACGAGGAAAGTTGCGAGCTCTAAGGAATGTTTGAAATTCATAGAAGATACTAAGGCACTAAAGAAGAAATGGGAGAGCCAAAGCCATTATGAGGTTTTGGGTGTGGGTCAGACGGCCACCAGGGCAGACGTTTTAAAAGCCTTCAAAGGCTTGTCCATGAAGTTACACCCGGACAGACACCGGGACAAGCCCGAATTCCTACAGGGGGCATTCGAGGAGAAGTTCAAAAGAGTGGTTAATGCTAAAATTGTTCTGACGGATGATCAAAGCAGAAGGGCATACGATGCAGAGCTTCTACAACGCCCAAGACAACAGCCAGGACAGTGGGACCAACGTCAGCAGAACTTCCAACGCCCAGGACAACAGCCAGGACAGTGGGACCAACGTCAGCAGAACTTCCAACGCCCAGGACAACAGCCAGGACAGTGGTACCAACGTCGGCAGAACTTCCAACGGCCAGGACAACAGCCAGGACAGTGGGACCAACGTCGGCAGAACTTCCATTTCGAACCAAGAGGGGACCAACGTCAGTACTACTACTATTATGCACCAACAGGGGGACAATCTTTTGGGAATTTGTTTGAAATGTTTGAAGAATTGTTCAGGAATATGTAA